From the genome of Solanum lycopersicum chromosome 7, SLM_r2.1:
ttattcgggatgtattatttctttaaattaaatcataaattcGAATTCAAGCTTGTaagagaatcctattgaaagtgaCCTCCTAAATAAgtggctcaacctaaatttaatcgGGTATTCAATTTGGactcaaataattttggatgtcattcaGAAATCTGTAATTTTGtggtgttttagtagtgtttagggagatttttatattagaattgatttattaattgagTGAGTAGTAAGTTTGtttataaatgattttaataaataaaataataactaatagtTGAGcgtcaagtattttaaaaatacttaaatagtttaaatttaaaattgttaccCTTTggggtggcccagtggtttgagcttgggacttccatgttggaggtctcaagttcgaaacttCTTGCCAGTGAAAGCAAGGGTTTTGCCTTCTGGATCGAGCTCGTTGCACAAGGCTTGCCTAGTGTGGTTACTTCttctatgtggtttgcgagctattgcataggagtgTGAGTTTACCCTATGCACACTCAAAGGGTAGCGGCTCTGGGTtttccttgtcataaaaaaaaataaaaaaattgttaaataaataGTCAATTTTGAAGCGCGTTTccgttttaaaaataattataaatgacacatatgattataaaatgacacatatatacatagtcaCTCCATGACAAATTTCCTTTTATTATATAGATTAATGTAGCAAcacttttcttttcaaattttatttctttttgttgcaACTGTTTCCATTCCCACAATTTCACTTCATTCCTTCTTATCTTCTTtaccttttcatttttcctACTTCTGCTCTTtccattgaaataaaaaatgttgGCATGATTTCTGATTGTTCACAACCTCGTCGGAGTTTGGagttgattttgaattttattgaatatGGGTTTTGGTGGTGACCGGTGGCCTAAGGAAAAATGGGGGTCtgattatttttagttgttCACAATCTTGCCGGAGCTTGGGGCTGACAGCTTTAGGAAGGTAGAGACTTATTATCGACGCTGATTTTGTATTCTTTGTTGTCCATTCTCACTTATAGTTGCTGGTTAAAGCTTGTTGGAGGCGGTGAGGATGAAAGTGTTTTGGTCGGAGAAGGTGAAGAGGACGAGAGGAAGGCAGCAAATTTATTTAACAGGAGTCATTTGAGTGGTGTATGACTAAAACAAGGGTCAATCTCGAAgagtatttgaattttttgttgttgtttttgtttgatttttaacttatttaggtaggttttttaactttttcgaatttatttattatttaatttggatTTGATCTTCTATTTGTGTATTTATTTGGTTTTAGGTTTTAATCAATAACattgattttcttgaaaattttggaATGTTTGATTTGTTTTGTGTAAGATGTTTAGGAGTAGAGTTTGTCTTCCATGGCGTGTTTCATACTAAAGAAATCAGCCAAATGACAATAAACAATAGAGAAGAAATTCTGGGggaagagataaaaaaaaatagaaggcCAAAAAACCTCAAAGTCTATCCAACAACGGCGTTAGATCCAACTAAGAAGATGATGGCTATATTAAAACCCTAATGTTACTTTTAAACCCCTCTCCAAGGGTGTGATGCTCCATATAGGTGTGTTTTATACGCACTATGATATTAGATGCCACATAGGATGTCCAGTAAGAAATAGTGTTCAAAATATTGAGCTTCAATAAGTTCAGGAGTTCACATGATAAAGGACAAATAGAAGAGTTCACAGTACAAACACATACAAGTATAAGGATCCACCAAACAATTTTGCCTATTATATACAACCTTAAACCTCCTTAGTTTAACAACATTAAGCAACTGAATACACACTTGGACAAAAGTAACCTCTCATTTCTGGTACATACACCAAGTCCTCACTGTAACAACATTATTGTTATCTTATAGGGGTAGGGACGTGGAGCAACAATTCTGCCGCCATATACTAGGAGCTGCTAAGAGACCACAACCCAATAGTTATTCTATTTAACTCTATTTGCAGAGCATCCTGCAGGCTGCTTGAAAAAAGCTACTACTGCCAGAAACAGTTGTATAAAGACTTGCAACGATCAGGATGAGTGGCAAGACTAAGTAGAAATATTTGCTGGTCACCTTCCATTTACTTGCAAACCTGGAAAACACTTGGGTGTTGATTTCTTCTCACAAGAATTCCTGAAAACTTATCTACAATTAGGGGGAATGAATATTTTCACCATTCTCAAGAAGAAAATGCATAAAACAACACAAATGAACTATGTATATATCAATTTTCATTATGACAACATCTAAAAGCCTATTTAGTTTCCAAGAACTTACTCTATATTCTTGTGGAAGAAGGGCAATCTCAATTTCTTGAAGTGACTTTCCCTTTGTCTCCATCACACTCCTCTTTACAAATACCACGGCCATCAGGCAGAAGGTGCCAAATATGGAGTATAGTAAGTGTGGCCCAAGTTGGTCGAGCAAGCGCAAGAACATCAGTCCAACAAAAAAGTTAACCACCTAAAGAAAGCACAAAAGACAATTAAGAAAAGCAGTTGTATAGACTTCTGcgctcttattttttttccactCCTTCACTTCCCTAACTCAATAATTGAGCAATGGCGTAATCTATCAGCTGAAGAGAGGTGTCTGATACCAGTTGtaaatagaaaaatagagaATTTGATGAGACTAATTACCCAGTGAACTGACATACAAAATGCCATAGCCTTAGCCCTAATTCGACTGGGAAATATTTCTGGGAGGAGGAGACCAGGAACTGGACCAGCTCCAACAGCAAATGTCAAGACAAACCTGCATAAGGAAGTTTCAAATAGATATATACAAGATGTTCAGTATTTTAATATATGCTTCCATTACTAAATTAAAGAGGAATGCTAACTTATCTGGTCAGACTAACAAGttaaaattggaaagaaaaaaaactcagATTAATTTTCATGTACCAGTCCTATTCTACCATAGACTACCATAGAGAAGGCAAGAAGCATGCAAGTAATGTTGCAAGTAAAGCCTACAGGTATTACAAGCTGCAAGTAATCCGTTGGGTCCTTAGGAAGAGAGTGAAGGATACAAGTTTGTGCAACCAGGTGAAAACATGACCCCCGATTATCGAGTTTCAAACAACCAAGGGTGCAAATTTGGTTTTAGTTCACATGTAATCTACTACTAAAAGTTTTATCTGTGGACTGCTAGAAGTGGGTGCTAATAAGAAATGTTATAGTAACAGAGTAGCGATTTCACCATAGATACTGTTCCATATTCTAGCACCGGACATCAACCTTTACAAATCAAATCAtatgtaagaaatttgagtcaAGGGACTACTCACAGCAGCATGCCACCAACAGAGAAGTAAAAAGCTCCATAATTTGATGCAATCCCACTTGAAGCAAACACTTGAAGGGCCATGGCCAAAGCCTGAATAATTTAATTCCCCAAACATGTCAAAATTCAAGATAATCCAACTACTACAAATAGTCTAAAGATAAATAGAAATGTCTCTATCACTAAATTTGCCAATATAAGGTCTAAGTATGAATAAGATGAGGGAGAGAGGATGTTTCAGAAAATGAATTCATATACTAAGAAACATATGTTCTCTTTTTCATCTGCAGAAGTAACTGAATGTATTAAAAACAAGTAGCACCCAGGAATGGCCTTAAATTAGAAAATGCAACATTTGGCCCCTAGGAAGAATTCTAAGATTGCGTCAAATTAGCTCATTTCCACCATCTTTATATCCTTCCAACAAACCAGTAACTGAAGTTGCCTCTAAGAACCCAAGACGGGaatgtaaaaagaaaacattCCCTGTAGAAGCCTCACAACCTGGTTGTCAGCTTAACAATTATGACATCAGAGAGATTGAAAGATTCATCTCAATACGTATTTTCCCTTGAGCTTAATGCAATATTTTAGGCATGAAGTTTCATTCCAAGTATTAATGATCCCAGTGCAAGCATGTATAaataagtaagatacattaccATTCCAAAGAAGCTCCAATGAAGGAGGACTTTCCTTCCTAATTTGTCCATCAGAACCAAGGCCACAATTGACCCTGGAAAACCATGGAGAGGAGCAGAAGATTAGCTACAGACACTAGACCAAATTTGAGATATTTAAGAATACAGGGGAAGATATACGAGAGGAACACAACCCGAGGATGTTCACTAGTGTGTACCTGTCAAGTTTGCAATCCCAATAAAAACATTTGCCAGGTTCGAGGATACTCCGGCACGTCTAAATACAGTTGAAGAGAAATAAAACACAGCATTTATTCCAGATAGCTGTTGTAAAGCAAATAGGGTTGCCCCAATAAAAACAACTGCAAAAGGAGTAAGTAAATGACAATGGACTTGGAAAATTTATAATGGATTAAGAGAACAGACAAAGAAGATTACCTCTAGAATGCCGTCCATGGAGCAATTCAGAGATCTTAACACTTTCAGTTTCGTCCTCTCTATTCGACTTCGAAAGCTCTAGCATTGCACTCTTAACATGTGAACTTCCTAGAAGCCTCTCAAACTCGAATTCAGCCTCAGCAAGTTTTCCTCGCTGCAGATAACAGAAATTAAGCAACTAAATTAATTGACTAGCAGGATAGAGCCAATTGATCCTCGTCTTAACTATCCTTAGCTTATGGTATTTAGTGAATCAGCCAGCAAATTTTTCAGAGCCAAAGGAATTTACTTTATTagatttatatatttacatatgacAACCATAGCAACCTAGAAATGAGCCGGATGTTGCAAATTGCGGATTAATCATCTTAAAGGTGCAAGAGGCCCATAAAATAGAATACCTTATATAGCCAATGAGGGGACTCAACACAAAACATCATAGCAAGTGCAAGTATTGCAGCAGGAATAGTAGACAACCAAAAACATACACGCCACCTGTACATATCAGAATGCATAATGAGCTCAGATACAACTTCATTGTTTACAAAAGACAAGTCATTTACAGAAGCTTCTCCACTAGATATACTACTATCTTACCAACCCACTATATTCTTGACGGGGATCCCTAGAACAAGAGCTGCCATCAGCCCAAGACATGTTGCTATTTGAATCAAACTCCCGTAAGTACCCCTCACATGAGCAGGAGAAACCTGCATCAAAATCAAGAGTTATAACAGAATTTGAGAAggaataaaataactaaaagcaTCAGGCCACTAAACCTAATAGTAGTTTCACCTCTGCAACGTAAAGAGAAGCAACCGGAGGACCCACGCCCAATCCTAATCCCACTAAAAATCTTCCTGCAAGCATGCCTGCTAGGGTTTTGGCAGTTGCACTGGAAAATAAATTTGTCAGTAACAGTGCaatgacttttaagaaaaaaggaGAATCATAGGAAACCTGATACCAGAATCATAAGAAGGAAAAACACAATTATGTTACTTTTAATGCGACAAGCAAAGCATCTTTTCAAAATCCTCAAACAAGATCAACAGAAGTCAGGAACTTCCACAAAAGCAATTTCAACCAGAAGATAAatgacaaaaagaaaagaagataaacTTCAATGCCAAGGAAAAGGATGCTGGAGAAACTTTTTTGTGATTTAAGTTTTCCAGACCAACTACTAAGATTTCAAATCTCACAAGCATATGCTATCCTGTCAACAACAAGTCTCACTCGTACTCAAACAAGCACTTAAACTATGTACATAGTATTATATACTGTAATTTTTAATTACCTGAAAAGGCATACTTGAGATTTCAGAAAATAACATTCAGATACTCAAATTTTCCACAAATAAATTCATACATTAAACCAACAACTCTATTAGCTATTTTCAAGTGAACTAAAAAGGCTTCTCCAGAATACCTTCATAATGATAACTACCTAGCGTAAACATACCATCTAATCAACAAATATACATTAAGACACCTGAATGTCAATGCACATAACCAAACAAACTAATGTTGAGCTTAAAACGTAAAAGAGGGCAGCCTGGTTCACTGTGCTCCCGCTATGTGCAGAGTCCAGCGAAGGGCTGGACCACAAGGATCTATTGTACCATGCCTTTGTGGAAGAGACGTGAACCTTTGAATCCATGACCTTCTGGTTCCCCTTCAAAGCGAAACTTTTTAATGTAAGAGAAATGACCCTTTTTCCCCATATTATACTCAATAGTCCATGTACATGTTTCTTAAGTCACTAATGTACACTTAAGTGTATACCACATAGATGCTATATGGTCTTCGGGTGCAACAACATTAGAAAAACTAGACATTTGTCATAACCAAGAAGACCTGAATGCAAAATGAAGAGTTGAGCATAGTGGGTTTGATGACAAAAAATTGCCATTAGAGCTATAGTTACTTAGATTGATAGTGAGGTAAATggacaaaagaaaaataggCCACAAATTGCCCTATCGCCATAAATGCAACCACGACCATGGGTCATTCTGGGACATCTTTTAATCTATTTATTGTCATTAAATGGAGATAGTAGTTTCTTCCCAGTGCTCTTCTATTGAAAAGTTAAAGTGTAATGCAagtactcttttttcttttttccattttgacGGAGTCAGTGGATAATCTCTTGGGCAAAATCTTTCTCAAGAAGATACTCAAGTAACTTTATAGAGGCCTTCCCTAATTCATGGGACCTCTTTTCTTCTCATAAACTCTCTCAGTGCACTGACTCTCTATTAAATCCTTATCAGGAACATTATCAAAATACAGCCTTCCCTAGAAGAAGTGCCAGTAAGACCCAAAATACATCTTAAAGCAAAAAGGAGTGTGGCAATTTTTCTCAATACCGAGTAATGAATTCAGCCATCCTTCTATATTCCAAGTAAAACACAAATAAAGGAACTATATTAGCAAACACAACAAACTCGTTGATAAGAGAAACAACCTTTAGTTTACCACCCAAACCACGTATACAGAGATAAGCATTGTAGGACATTTAAATATTACCATATAGAAGCACCCAAAAGCATAGGCAATGAGCACAACTGAAAGGCTCGACGACGGCCAACTCCATCAGCAATCCAACCACTTATCAAGGATCCAGCAAAGGCAGCGGCCAGACACGTACTCACCACCAGACCTTCATtcacatgaaaaatataaaacttcgAATTCAAAAATAGAAATGACATATTCCAAAAAGATACAGTACAGGTACCTTCCGCCAATGTATCCCCGCTGAATCCAAGATCAACTGAAATAATTTCAAGTGGTTCATTCACTACCCTGAAGAAGACGCAGGGAATGAGACAATTTACCGAAGATAATGCAGCATTTTATAGAAAGAACGCTGTAGAGAAAAGAGTATAATTTTGAGAACTAACCCAAGATGATAGCCAAACAGAAGTGCAACTATTGTTGCTACAAGTACATGTGGACACGAATACTTCCAAGAGGGATTTGTCATCTCTTTTTGTACACCATTCTGAAGAAGAACTAAGTTGAAATTCAAGAATTTCACAGAATGTTAGACAACAAATCAAAATGTGAGAGAGAAATATCATAAGAGATTTTTGTagctctgttttttttttcattccagTTATATTGATGTTGCATAGGAAATGCAGTCAATCAGAATAATAACTCATAATTTTTGAAAGTTGTAGCCAAGGAACTGAATATTACCTTGGTGAATAATCCTCTTTATATATAATTCAAGAAAACATAGAGAGCAAGAGTTGACCCACCTGAAACAGCTTCAACATCAGCACTCATGGAATCTCTGGATGTCATACGCTTATACATTGAGGATGAACTGTTCCCTACATACCAAAACTGATCTGTTAAAGTGAAACATGGAATAAGAATAGTTTTCTCATCCCAAATAGCAAACattctaaaaatttaataacttaACTTCATTTCATATACATTCAAACAAGATTAAATCCTAAAAATACAGATTAACTAAGCAATAAGCATCATCATAGCTTTACACATATAAAGGAATGCAATTACCGCTACAAGAAAAATCCTCTTCTCATACCAAACTGCAAGCAATGCAACTTGTATGTATAAAAGAAGAGAGATCGATAGATGCCTTTTTGTTGCTGCAAATATACGCCTCCTGCTCCGACATTGCACCTTTTCctctctactttttttttgctttttgtctttattaatttttcttctctttccaACACCTCATCATCGTCTTGTCCCTTCACGCACGTATAAAACAACAATATATGTGGTGTTCGAGAATGATGCCTCTGCCACGTGTTATTAGATGAGGCacaagtattttttaaaacggagaaaaacataaatatagcCCCCCAATGATGGtaaatgatatgattataatacatatatatttattaatacacataatatatatattctagtTTTTGGACAATACTATATAATCATAGCATTTACcatcatttaaatattaaatcgaTGAATAAGATTGTATTATGTattcctatttaatttttttatcagaGTGAAAGAcatcttttttagtttttggacGACATAACACCAATATTCCTAAAGTATAATGTAGGATATTTGCTtatcaatcaatatatatatcatatattattatagggaaaattgtatatataatagcaaactaataacctaaattaaatagaatagctagggcttgatttaattgtgctccatagcaaacgttgaCAAAAATTTGacaggcgtctctctcccagaagtctcgctcgccactctcccattctcgcctctctcgctttatacacagaagtgtataatttctgtttctgttttgtataaagcgagagaaaattgtatatacacatgcaaaaatgtatatcttcgtgttatacacttaattatataatttacaaacattttacttcaaatattgcagagaaaaaggccaaagaattatacaattgcagtgtaattcgattcaactctatgcaaagctaattatacaattgcagcaaaataggtcagcgaattatacaatttaggcctgcgaattatacacttgtatatgtatagcgaattatacagtttttatgtttgctatggagcgcaattgtgcaaagtttgctatagcatacaaatatgaatttttgtttgctatacgTGAAAGTTGCCCATTATTATAAGAATGAAGCCTCAAAGATAAAagttctatttaattttttttatttgagtgaaagacatattttttagtttttggacGATATAACACCAATGTTCCTAAAGTATAATGTTGGATATTTGCTtatcaatcaatatatatatatcatatattattataagtatgaaGACTCAAAGATAAAAATTGAAAGACCAATTTACCcctaaatatcaaaatattgaaccacatttattatttaataattaaacaatTCTCATCAAATTGTAAAAAacgtaaaataattaaaaacaattcaaacgTCTATTCAAATTTCTGTCATTATTGTGCTCTACATTTACCAATGCAAATTTTACcaaatattgttatttaatcatatattattataaataataaattttctataattttaatacaattatttattggttatgtTAATGGTCATTCTACTTAAATTGCAAGTAATGGTATGTTAGTGGTCATTCTACTTAAATTGATGTATTCAATAATACCTCCTTAACTTCTACTAATTTGTCCAATATGCATgtgaatttgaaaagaaaaacattcttattgaaaaatatagggataatgcccaagtaccccctcaacctatgctcgaaatctcagagacatacttatattatactaaggtcctattacccccctgaacttattttattaataattttttatcccttttcggcctacgtggcactatcttatgggcccaatgatggttgacttttttttccaaaccagtgccacgtaggctaaaaagggtagaaaattacttataaaataagttcagaggggtaataggaccttagtatagtataagtgtgtgctgtccgaaggcggtgatgtcatgccacgcccgacgtagtctgaccgtgtgttctgcccaagggcggtgatgtcattcaacgcccgacatcgttagaccgtgtttgccgtccaagggctatgatggcatgccacgcccgacgtcgttcgaccaaatgtgttgccaaaaggcgatgatggcatgccacgcccgacatcgttcaaccgtgtgtgcggtccaaatgcagttatgtcatgccacgcccgacgtagtttgaccatgtgtgctgtccaaaggtggtgatggtatgtcacgcccgacgtcgttcgaccgtgtgagctgtctaaaggcgatgatggcatgccacgcccgacgtagtccgaccgtgtgtgcccaACGTTGTTGAAttcgtgtgctgtccaagggcggtgatgtcatgccacgcccgacgtcgtccaaccgtgcgtgcagtcaaagggtggtgatgtcaagccacgcccgacgtcgttctaccgtgcgtgcagtccaagggcggtgattgatacgctcaaacttacttctcaaatgagaagtaaagcggtcgcgtcaagtaaataacccaactagtgaggttgggatcgttcccacgaggaaaatagtctagacttaacttcaacttgttattactattgttcagttgatgacttccttagaaagtcaaagcataaaaggggggtttgtatttcctaatgagcaaaaataactaacgaacttgaaagagacacttaacagcttttaatgttgggttttaatcaagtaatcaaagtaactagggtttacgtgttccccacaggttcataacttgataattctaactattacaattctttcctagtatcttgcatgcaaagtgataagttatgtatttctaaatccttggtccggcatctagaaaatctcactccgcaccttggtccggctacgtgtgttgctttcctaacccttatccttacctcatattaagcatcgtattcgatatttgactaagttattacctcgtaccaatcaatactagcctattagatagtatacactaaatctatgttaataattcttttcctattatctacctccttggttcggcaagtagcattaaggcgagttctaacgttgatcatccgttaaaaagacttctaagcgaaagaattattaatacatgcaagacactattctagaattgttattttagctagggtttatctcattatttgcctatggttcccacaaccctagttatggagtttagttcctcatagccataaacacaatattcaaatatgttaaacaagaattcatgtacttacttcaatgagaaagaataaagtctgaaaatttgcttgattaatcatcaaaaatcacttgtaagaatctctaacaatcaaacactcaaaacacaaagtctaacaatataatattttttatcacaGAGTCTAaactcaaaaacgaggtttttcgaactatttataaaaaaataaaaacctaattaaacaagggttctaattactggaaatctgccaaaacgcggctgggttgacggaccacgcgacggaccgtcgtggcctccgtcgtcccatacttggtgcaatttttctgctgctttcttcattcccctcgacggcaagtgtgacgtaccgtcataggcacaacggtccgtcgagggtctcgtttcaaaatacttcaactcttgaaatctggatactggatcacttctctgatcttcacgacgaacctgcaggacggaccgtcatagccatgacggaccgtcacaagcttcgtaatcccacacttggtcagacttccccatcttccttcagcagcttctctacgctgccacctacggaccgtcacaggcacgacggaccgtcataagctccgtaggtggtctcttcttcatttttcgctcaaaatctccgcattcagctttggacagatttcctgcaaaacaaagagaaacttatatcaaaattagcacaaaaagggctttcggacacactaaacttaaggaaaaagtattaattataccgtgaaaccactgtatatcaacaccctcaacttaaattcgttgtttgtcctcaaacgacgcactatgactcactacacaatctttgtacaatagtattcatgtttttatcctttgcaatcatttggctatcaatcccgattaatctcatcaaatctatgcatgctatcactattaggattgaattttgtgggattcgaacatgacacagactcaccacgcactaacacctatcctcttcaatttctcaccgagagGCTAACAATTCGGTatagcaactagtgtcctcactttagaacaaaatcctcatttttcacacaatgatttcagtttgagtataaggattacatttcaacactcgctct
Proteins encoded in this window:
- the pGlcT3 gene encoding probable plastidic glucose transporter 2-like isoform X5, whose product is MYKRMTSRDSMSADVEAVSVLLQNGVQKEMTNPSWKYSCPHVLVATIVALLFGYHLGVVNEPLEIISVDLGFSGDTLAEGLVVSTCLAAAFAGSLISGWIADGVGRRRAFQLCSLPMLLGASIWGTRRSWIQRFTSLPQSATAKTLAGMLAGRFLVGLGLGVGPPVASLYVAEVSPAHVRGTYGSLIQIATCLGLMAALVLGIPVKNIVGWWRVCFWLSTIPAAILALAMMFCVESPHWLYKRGKLAEAEFEFERLLGSSHVKSAMLELSKSNREDETESVKISELLHGRHSRVVFIGATLFALQQLSGINAVFYFSSTVFRRAGVSSNLANVFIGIANLTGSIVALVLMDKLGRKVLLHWSFFGMALAMALQVFASSGIASNYGAFYFSVGGMLLFVLTFAVGAGPVPGLLLPEIFPSRIRAKAMAFCMSVHWVVNFFVGLMFLRLLDQLGPHLLYSIFGTFCLMAVVFVKRSVMETKGKSLQEIEIALLPQEYRISFQEFL
- the pGlcT3 gene encoding probable plastidic glucose transporter 2-like isoform X8: MLKLFQNGVQKEMTNPSWKYSCPHVLVATIVALLFGYHLGVVNEPLEIISVDLGFSGDTLAEGLVVSTCLAAAFAGSLISGWIADGVGRRRAFQLCSLPMLLGASIWGTRRSWIQRFTSLPQSATAKTLAGMLAGRFLVGLGLGVGPPVASLYVAEVSPAHVRGTYGSLIQIATCLGLMAALVLGIPVKNIVGWWRVCFWLSTIPAAILALAMMFCVESPHWLYKRGKLAEAEFEFERLLGSSHVKSAMLELSKSNREDETESVKISELLHGRHSRVVFIGATLFALQQLSGINAVFYFSSTVFRRAGVSSNLANVFIGIANLTGSIVALVLMDKLGRKVLLHWSFFGMALAMALQVFASSGIASNYGAFYFSVGGMLLFVLTFAVGAGPVPGLLLPEIFPSRIRAKAMAFCMSVHWVVNFFVGLMFLRLLDQLGPHLLYSIFGTFCLMAVVFVKRSVMETKGKSLQEIEIALLPQEYRISFQEFL
- the pGlcT3 gene encoding probable plastidic glucose transporter 2-like isoform X3 → MYYNHIIYHHWGAIFMFFSVLKNTCASSNNTWQRHHSRTPHILLFYTCVKGQDDDEVLEREEKLIKTKSKKKVERKRCNVGAGGVYLQQQKGNSSSSMYKRMTSRDSMSADVEAVSVLLQNGVQKEMTNPSWKYSCPHVLVATIVALLFGYHLGVVNEPLEIISVDLGFSGDTLAEGLVVSTCLAAAFAGSLISGWIADGVGRRRAFQLCSLPMLLGASICATAKTLAGMLAGRFLVGLGLGVGPPVASLYVAEVSPAHVRGTYGSLIQIATCLGLMAALVLGIPVKNIVGWWRVCFWLSTIPAAILALAMMFCVESPHWLYKRGKLAEAEFEFERLLGSSHVKSAMLELSKSNREDETESVKISELLHGRHSRVVFIGATLFALQQLSGINAVFYFSSTVFRRAGVSSNLANVFIGIANLTGSIVALVLMDKLGRKVLLHWSFFGMALAMALQVFASSGIASNYGAFYFSVGGMLLFVLTFAVGAGPVPGLLLPEIFPSRIRAKAMAFCMSVHWVVNFFVGLMFLRLLDQLGPHLLYSIFGTFCLMAVVFVKRSVMETKGKSLQEIEIALLPQEYRISFQEFL
- the pGlcT3 gene encoding probable plastidic glucose transporter 2-like isoform X6 — encoded protein: MYKRMTSRDSMSADVEAVSVLLQNGVQKEMTNPSWKYSCPHVLVATIVALLFGYHLGVVNEPLEIISVDLGFSGDTLAEGLVVSTCLAAAFAGSLISGWIADGVGRRRAFQLCSLPMLLGASIWGTRRSWIQRFTSLPQSATAKTLAGMLAGRFLVGLGLGVGPPVASLYVAEVSPAHVRGTYGSLIQIATCLGLMAALVLGIPVKNIVGWWRVCFWLSTIPAAILALAMMFCVESPHWLYKRGKLAEAEFEFERLLGSSHVKSAMLELSKSNREDETESVKISELLHGRHSRVVFIGATLFALQQLSGINAVFYFSSTVFRRAGVSSNLANVFIGIANLTGSIVALVLMDKLGRKVLLHWSFFGMALAMALQVFASSGIASNYGAFYFSVGGMLLFVLTFAVGAGPVPGLLLPEIFPSRIRAKAMAFCMSVHWVVNFFVGLMFLRLLDQLGPHLLYSIFGTFCLMAVVFVKRSVMETKGKSLQEIEIALLPQEYREFL
- the pGlcT3 gene encoding probable plastidic glucose transporter 2-like isoform X7, translated to MYKRMTSRDSMSADVEAVSVLLQNGVQKEMTNPSWKYSCPHVLVATIVALLFGYHLGVVNEPLEIISVDLGFSGDTLAEGLVVSTCLAAAFAGSLISGWIADGVGRRRAFQLCSLPMLLGASICATAKTLAGMLAGRFLVGLGLGVGPPVASLYVAEVSPAHVRGTYGSLIQIATCLGLMAALVLGIPVKNIVGWWRVCFWLSTIPAAILALAMMFCVESPHWLYKRGKLAEAEFEFERLLGSSHVKSAMLELSKSNREDETESVKISELLHGRHSRVVFIGATLFALQQLSGINAVFYFSSTVFRRAGVSSNLANVFIGIANLTGSIVALVLMDKLGRKVLLHWSFFGMALAMALQVFASSGIASNYGAFYFSVGGMLLFVLTFAVGAGPVPGLLLPEIFPSRIRAKAMAFCMSVHWVVNFFVGLMFLRLLDQLGPHLLYSIFGTFCLMAVVFVKRSVMETKGKSLQEIEIALLPQEYRISFQEFL
- the pGlcT3 gene encoding probable plastidic glucose transporter 2-like isoform X9, with translation MYKRMTSRDSMSADVEAVSVLLQNGVQKEMTNPSWKYSCPHVLVATIVALLFGYHLGVVNEPLEIISVDLGFSGDTLAEGLVVSTCLAAAFAGSLISGWIADGVGRRRAFQLCSLPMLLGASICATAKTLAGMLAGRFLVGLGLGVGPPVASLYVAEVSPAHVRGTYGSLIQIATCLGLMAALVLGIPVKNIVGWWRVCFWLSTIPAAILALAMMFCVESPHWLYKRGKLAEAEFEFERLLGSSHVKSAMLELSKSNREDETESVKISELLHGRHSRVVFIGATLFALQQLSGINAVFYFSSTVFRRAGVSSNLANVFIGIANLTGSIVALVLMDKLGRKVLLHWSFFGMALAMALQVFASSGIASNYGAFYFSVGGMLLFVLTFAVGAGPVPGLLLPEIFPSRIRAKAMAFCMSVHWVVNFFVGLMFLRLLDQLGPHLLYSIFGTFCLMAVVFVKRSVMETKGKSLQEIEIALLPQEYREFL